The DNA region TCAGTGGCCTGATGGCCTCGAATCAGCATCATTACATGTGCAAATAAACGAGGATCTGCTCCAGGTCAGCCGTTGGGTGAGTAGGTGATGAGTCAGATTTAGAACATGGGACATAGCGGAGGTGGCGGTTGTAGGCGAGGGTTCCCCTTGTGATGCCTGCAGCTTGCTTTCCTTACCGACTGTTTTTTCTTTAAGTATTATGTATGCAAACAAATCagagtcttttatttccttttcaatgCTTTCATCTTAAATGGGTTGAACATACAAGtacaaaatacaattattttagaaattccaGTTTTGAAGTGCACAATAGTTTGCATGGTGTCTGTAGAGCCTCTTCTGAGATGGAGCGAGCACCTCTACTCAACTCTGGGTTCTATCACAACTGTAAATCAACACAGTGTACTAAAAATAGAGGGAAGGTCTAAAAGGGAGATAGAAAATAATCGGCAGCATTTTCAAAAGTACAAGTTACACTTAAGAATTGTGTATTAAAGGCTTATAGACTTAAAGTAAGATCGCGTTTAAGAAAGAAGCAGTTTGCATTGAAGAAAAAGGCAATTTGCGTGCCTTTTGAGGTCTTCTGGGACTCACGCCTCCCCTTTTTGGCAGCGTCCGGTGCCTCCTGGGTAGTGGCTTTGACGTCCGAGCTCCGGAGACAAGGCAGCAGGGCGGGGGTGCCGCACACTTGGCTAGAGCCCTAGAGGCCAGGCTGCGTGGCCCGAGGACAGTTCCTGTGGATGTCAGACCAGGCTCTTGGCAAGAACTTGGCAAAGCTGGCTATGGAGACTCCAGCTTGTAACCTAGAGCCTGCAGCTCCTTGTGGTTTTCCCCGAGCCACCAAAGGAAGCTGGATGGGAAGGTTTATGTAACCCAGGCTGGCAGGGGCCGTTCTGGGGAAGGTGGCTGTGGCCCAAAGAGTAGGCCTCATGTCCCTTCTCTGATTGTGTCTCCCATGCTAGAAGAGCACCTCTTTCTGATGAGGAGTCCACGACAGGTGACTGCCAGCGCTTTGGATCTCAGGAGTTTTGTGTCAGCAGCAGTTTTTCCAAGGTAAGGGGCCATGTGGAGCCACATGCCACCCACCAAAGGGTGGAGCTGCACTGCTTGGGCGATGTGCTTAGCCTGTCATCCTcagaagagggacaggaagggacaaGGTATTTCCCAGGAGTTGTGTATGTGACACAGAAATGGGCAGCTGCTCTTTGCTGCTGCCGAGATCCGGTTGGCCGAGTGCAAGGAGGACCGGCAGTTGCCTGTCCTGGGCCCGGGACACTAGCACCATCCACAGAGAGCTACTAAGATGGGTGTGCCGCTCTGTCGTTGCAGGTGGAGCTCACAGCAGTTGGAAGTGGCAGCAATGCCCGGGGGGCAGACCCAGATGGCAGTGCAACAGAAAAACTTGGGCACAAGTCAGAAGACAAGCCTGACAACCCCCAGCCGAAAGCGGACTATGCTGGGAATGCGGCAGAGTCTGAGGGCCTCTTGGTACCCCTGAACAGCCCGGGCAACGAGCTCAACCTCCCCCCTCCTGACGGTGCCGAAATCGGCAGCAGCAGGGCCGACTGCTCCTGGACTGCTCTCAGCACACAAATGAGCAAGCAGGTGGACTGCTCACCCACCGGGGTAAAGCCTTTGGACTCTCGGCATGGTGTTGCCGagaaaaatactttcattttgGCAACTCTGGGAACTGGAGTGCCCGTGGAGGGAACCCTGCCTCTGGTGACCACTAACTTCAGTCCGCTGCCAGCTCCCATCTGCCCCCCTGCACCCAATTCTGCCTCCGTCCCCCCGTCGGTTCCGGATCAATTCCAGGTTCCTCTCTCGGCCCCTGCCTCAGTGCCCCATTCAGGGCTAGTGTCTGTCCAGGTGGCCACTTCGGTTCCGGCTCCTTCCTCTCCATTAGCACCAGTCCCGGCTCTGGCCCCAGCTCCACCGTCAGTGCCCACACTCATTTCTGATTCGAACCCCCTGTCGGTTTCAGCCTCAGTCCTGGTGCCGGTGCCAGCTTCTGCTCCCCCTTCGGGCCCTGTCGCCTTGTCCGCTCCAGCCCCTACGCCCATCTCAGTCCCAGTTTCAGCTCCTTCCTTGGCCTTGATCCAGGCTCCCGTCCCCCCATCGGCCCCGACCCTCGTCCTCACACCTGTCCCCACTCCAGTTCTGGCTCCCATGCCAGCGTCCACACCTCCAGCAGCTCCTGGGCCCCCATCGGTGCCGATGGCCACTCCGACCCCATCCTCCGGCCCcccttccacccccaccctcatccCTGCCTTTGCTCCTACACCGGTGCCTGCACCCACCCCAGCCCCGATCTTTACTCCAGCTCCCACACCCATGCCGGCGGCCACGCCCACCGCCATTCCTACATCTGCACCCATCCCAGCCTCCTTTAGTTTGAGTCGAGTGTGTTTTCCTGCAGCTCAGGCACCAGCTATGCAAAAAGTCCCTCTGTCTTTTCAGCCAGGGACGGTACTGACACCAAGCCAACCACTGGTGTACATCCCACCTCCGAGCTGTGGGCAGCCGCTCAGCGTGGCCACACTGCCAACCACTCTGGGGGTCTCCTCCACTCTTACACTCCCCGTTCTGCCATCCTACCTACAAGACAGGTGTCTCCCTGGCGTGCTGGCCTCCCCAGAGCTACGGTCCTACCCGTATGCGTTTTCCGTGGCCCGACCTCTGACTTCAGATTCTAAGCTGGTCTCTCTGGAGGTAAACAGGCTTCCGTGTGCTTCCCCGTCCAGTGGCACCAGCACCCAGCCTGCGCCTGAGGGTGTCCCTGGGTCTTTGGCAGATACTTCCCTCTCCACTACTTCTGCCAAGGTGCTTCCAACACCACAGCCTTTGCTGCCAGCACCCAGCGTGAGCTCAGCCCCACCACACCCCACCAAGATGCCAGGGGGCACTGAGCAGCAAACAGAAGGGActtctgtcactttctctccCCTCAAGTCACCTCCACAGCTGGAGCGAGAGATGGCCTCTCCACCTGAGTGCAGCGAAATGCCCCTCGACCTCTCCTCTAAGTCCAACCGCCAGAAACTTCCATTGCCGAGCCAACGCAAGACGCCCCCCATGCCCGTGTTGACCCCTGTGCACACCAGCAGCAAGGCTGTCCTCTCCACGGTCCTTTCCAGGTCTCAGCGCACAGCCCAGGCTGCCGGCAGCAATGTCACCTCATGCCTAGGCTCGACTGCCTCACCCTTTGTCATCTTTCCTGAGATCGTGAGGAATGGGGACCCGAGCACCTGGGTGAAGAATTCAACTGCACTGATCAGCACCATTCCTGGCACCTATGTTGGAGTGGCCAACCCGGTGCCTGCTTCCCTACTGCTGAACAAAGAGACCAACTTAGGCCTCAACCGAGATCCCCGCCATCTCCCCAAGCAGGAGCCCATCTCCATCATTGACCAAGGAGAGCCTAAGAGCACCAGTGCCTCCTGTGGCAAGAAGGGTAGCCAGGCCGGAACTGAGGGACAGCCAAGCACAGTCAAACGCTACACCCCAGCCCGCATTGCCCCCGGGCTGCCGGGCTGCCAGAGCAAGGAGCTCTCTGTATGGAAGCCCGCAGGGCCAGCGAATATCTACCCGCGCTGTTCGGTCAACGGGAAACCCACCAGCACCCAGGTTCTGCCTGTAGGCTGGTCACCGTACCACCAAGCATCTCTGCTTTCCATTGGCATCTCCAGTGCTGGGCAGCTGACCCCCAGTCAGGGGGTGCCCATCAGGCCCACCAGCGTTGTTTCTGAGTTTGCTGGTGTGTCATCCCTTGGCCCCAGTGAAGCTGTGCAAGGACTTCCGGAGGGACAGCCACGGCCTGGGGGCCCCTTTGCTCCAGAGCAGGACACcggcacaaagaacaaaacttgcCGGATCGCTGCCAAGCCTTATGAAGAACAAGTCAACCCTGTCCTTCTGACTCTTAGCCCTCAGACAGGGACTCTAGCGCTATCTGTTCAGCCGAGCGCTGGGGACCTAAGAGTGAATCAGGGGCCTGAGGAATCAGAGAGCCACCTCTGCTCTGATGACACTCCTAAGCCAGAAGGCCCCCAGGGGACTTGTGGCCTGAAGCTGACAGGAGACACAAAACCTAAGAACCAAGTGCTGGCCACCTACATGTCTCACGAGCTGGTCTTGGCCACCCCCCAGAGCCTGCGCAAGATGCCTGAGCTGCCTTTGCTACCTCATGACAGCCGCCCCAAGGAACTCATCTTGGACGTGGTCCCAAGCGGCAAGAGGGGCTCCAGCACAGAGCTTCCGCAGCTCGGAAGCCAGGTGGATCTGGGGCGGGTGAAAATGGAGAAGGTGGATGGTGATGTGGTCTTCAATTTAGCTACTTGTTTCCAGGCTGATGGCCTCCCAGCAGCTCCCCAGAGGAGCCAAGCCGAAGTTCGGAGTAAGGCTGGGCAGGCTCGAGTGAAACAGGAAAGCATAGGGGTCTTTGCTTGCAAGAACAAATGGCAGCCAGACTCAGTGGTGACCGATGGGGTGACCGAATCTCTGCCACCTAAAAAAATGAAGTGTGGCAACGAGAATGATAGTGAGGAGCAGCAGCCACAAAGCAGGGTCACAGCCCGGAGTTCCCATGGACCCAAGGTGAGTACCGGGATGAGGCAGAGGGTGAGCTGAGACACCGGTGGTCTGCTCTGTCCTGCAGGTGTCAACCCTGTTTCACTGTGGCGGTGTGCTTGAGTCACTCTGGGAGCTGAACTGAGTGGAAGGCTTGTGTAAGGTGAATAATGACCTGAAGTTCCATTTCTATGTCACATTCTTCCTCCATGGTGTTTTAGCATGGAGAGGGGCTGCCTTCTGTAGGATGTGGGAAATTACTTTGTCCCTGAGGTGAGGGAAGCCGTTGTCCTGAGACAACTGCTGCCCTTGAGAACTTGGGGCCCAGAGACGAAATGGGCCTTTGACATTGTCCTTCTCTCCCCCACTGGGGAAGTCTGCTCAGGGTTTGCTGGGAGTTTAGTGGGGCTAGAGCCAGTTTGGCCTCTGGGGTCATCAACCCATTTTCAAAGCCTCCCTCAAGGCTTAGCGTGGCAGCTTTGGGGTTCTGCCCATTGGAAATCTGGTGtaccaggcaggcaggcaggcatctGGGCCTGGGTCTTATAGGCTGAGGGTGGTGGCAGGGATGTAAGCATAAAGGTGGGCCAAGAGCACTTGAATTCAGTGGTCCTCAGTAGGTGACCCGAAGGCCGTTGGTGAGCCAAGGAGATTCTTAAAGCCGTTGAGGATAGggcttatttaaaatataaagcaatttGAACTTATATTAATAAACCTTCAAATTGAATgctgatatgtatatatatatatatatatatatatatatatatatatatatatatatatatatatatcgatgAATGGATTTGTAGCCAGAGCACCATGAATTTGTTTGTGGCagaaattcatctttttttttttttggactatAGAGTGCTTTGAGAAGTAATGTGAGCTGTGGGCCTTGTCCCCAGAAACATGACCTCAGAATTTTGCCAATAATTTTAAGAGGTTCATGGACCCATTCATTGTCCAAAACCAACTCATGGACTCCAGGTTCTGAACCCCAGGGATAGAGTTCGAGCAGGTTTTACTCAGTGACCTTATAACCTCCTCTGTGTGACAGAGACGTGCCAATTAGGAACATAGGTCATGACATAATAGAGCATTCATAGTAGAACATTTACTCTGGTGACTGTGATCCGCCCTTGGTggtaataagaataagaatagtaACTCGTGTCATTATAGTTGTTACCATTTGTTGAACTCCTACTATATACCAAGAGCTTCCTATATATGTCACCTAACTTAATCCTTACAATACCGTTATGAGGTAAATGCTACATCcaatttacagataagaaaataaaggagcctgaccaggcggtgacgcagtggatagagcgtcagacggggacatggaggacccaggtttgaaaccccaaggtcactgacttgagcaaggggtcactcactctgctgttgcccccaggtcaaagcacatatgagaaagcaatcaatgaacaactaaggtgtcgcaacaaaaaactgataattgatgcttctcatctctctcccctcctgcctgtctgtccctatctgtccctctctctgactctctctctgtctctgacacaaaaaaaaagaaaagaagggaaacagACTGAGTAGGTGAGTTACCCAGAGTTGCACAGCTACTAAATTGCAGAGCTGAAACTCAAACTCGGGTCTCATTGCTCTAACGTGGACATTCATCTCAGTGACAGCACACTGTCTTCCACAGCCTTGAACTGCAGCTGTTTCCCTGACCGCTTAGCATGTGTTTGCCGAGCAGCTCCTCCATGCCTGTCCCTCAAGGCCACAGGGATACATTGTCAGGAGGGTGTAGCATTTTCATGAGATGTGTGCTCTCTGGAGCCAGGCACATTGCCCAAGTTTGAATCTGGGCCCTACTTCTTAGCTGAGTGATACCagtcaagttacttaatctctctgaccctcagttttctcatttgtacaaTGAGACAATAAAAGTGTctactctaaaaaataataataacagtgccTGTTCATAGGTCTGTAAAGATGAAGGAGATGATGTCAAATGTCCAGAGTAGGCAAATCAATAGAGACAaaagtagatcagtggttgcctaaGGTTGTTGGGAACGAACAGATGGGAGGGATGGCTTTATGGTAACAGCTTTCCGTTTGGGATGCTAAAAAAAAGTTCTGAAACTAGATAGTAATGATGGTAAAACAACTCAGTTGACTGTATTAGAAACAATTGAATTGTAAACTTAAATGACCTGTATGGTGTATCTCAATAAATTCTATGTCAATAAAGCTTTGGttagaaaaagattaaatgatcctggcctgacctgtggtggcgcagtggagagagcatcaacctggaatgctgaggtccctggttcaaaacccggggcttgcccggtcaaggcacatacaggaagcaactacaatgagctgatgcttcctgctcttccccccccccaaatcatcaataaaatatttttttaaaagatgaaatgagGTAGTGATATAGTAAATGCTGAGAATGATGCCTGGCATATCGTAAGTGCTTGGTTAAGTGGTAGTGGTCACTGTTGTTATTGTTAGTATCACCAACAAAATGAATGTGGTCTGTTGTGGACCGAAAGCCAACAGGGACTtttcagtttagattttggggggacagaggtgtggggaactggcagtaaactgacagtctgcccaaccccccacctcacttgttctgtgaagttgctaaatgttatttttttcccacaccttcatgttagctgtggtgctggattgtttatactcatcctaccccccatgGCCCTCAGAAAGACttgaggcaattttttttttatcctttgttttgtgaagttaagatagTATGTATGGTgtggttttctgcacttgggagaattttcaggatgccttggaaatgtgacttttctttaataatgtccttgatttgctaatggcctcactttgccctataaataaagcaggtaggggGTTGGAGAGcatgctctgttcttgccatcagcattgcagaggcctcctgatcccatcctttttctttttaagcctatttttcttaattccaccgttcccactcaggacctgggatTACTAGCCGCTGTGGTTCGTGGCAGTGGTCCCTTTTCTCATGGAGCTTATGTCTTGCAGATGACTTGATTGACAGGCAGGCACTGCCTCTTCCTAGATTGGATGAACTGTTCACTAGCCCAGTGACAGATGTGGAGAGAAGAGAGTAAAGTTACAGGGTCAGGGGCCTTGCAGCAGCCCTTAGCAATGACCTGTAGTGATTTAATAAATGTCCATTTTTCAGGAAAGCAAATAATTtagacctttcttttcttttgttccatTTTCCTGAGACACTGTTAATAAGCGAACTATGATTGGAGGTTAATTTAAAACAGCCCCTTTCAGCGCATGGCCTACAGTCAGAAGAGTTGCCTGTCTACAATCCCACCTGCCACAGGGCTTTGCAGAATCCTGGAGGGCCTTTTGAATTATCAGAAAAAAGAATTCTGCTTCATCTGGCTCTGGGTGTATTAAATTGTCTTCTCATCTTTTGTAAAACTTTGCTCACTAGAGCATTCATCTTACATGGTGATCCCATCCTCCTAACTTTTTGCCTAAGTTGGATTGTGCAATATATTTTTACTCTCAGTGCTGCCCCTGCAGGACATACAGACAGAAATCCCTTCTAGATTATGTACTTGTTTTTGTCTGTGTTAGGAAGTAAAAGTTAATGTTTTGTATTTGGAAGAGCCAGCTAAAAAAATGATATTCAGAAATAAATAGGATGTGTTCAAATTTACATGCATGCAACTTTATTCCTCTGACTTAAAATAGTGTTTCCTTGGCCGGACCTGGAGCTGAGGTTTGAAGCAGCAGTTCCCAATCTTCTTTTCTCCTCAGTTCTTTTCTTCTCCTAACACTTTGGTTTGTAGGAACTGGCaacaaggaaagggaggaactggACTTGAAGTTCCAGCTCAAACCGCTCCTGAATAAGAAGCAGGAGGAGTTCGTGTGATAGTAGGAGTCCCCGGAATTTGATGGGGAATGGTGACTTTCCTGTCCCTGGAGAATTGAGATTTCCCCTTCCCCTGGAAAATGTTCCATCAATAAGATATCTGTCATCCCCTCAGCTGGAGCTAGACAGTGATAACATTCTGGAAGGTGGTGTATGGGTCTGCTTAGGGGAAAACAATTCTTTCTTCCTAGGGCTTGCTTGCTTTCATTATTAATGGAATACTGGAAATTCCTATGTGACCCTATTTCTTGTTTGGTGGCATGGAGAGACGTCACAGCTTGTGAGAATATGTGACTGTTAGGCTGAGAGCGTCCTTATGGGGTGTGAGCACCACCGTGGTGCCTGCCTGGTGCATTGAACAGGAAGCGTGAGTTGGACTGAGCAAAACAGTCAAGGATGCAAACAGGGAAATAGGAGAGTGAGCACTAATGCGAAGAGGCCCAGGCTGGGAGTCAGGAGCTCTGGGTTGTAGTCCCAGCTGCCACTTGGTCACTGCAAGCACAAATAAGTTAACTTGGATGTTTGCCTGGTAAGCGGCACCCCCCAAGTGAGCGGATTCCGTGGGTTGTGTGTTCCCTGGACAAATCATTTCACTTCTTGTCCTGGAACCTCATTTTTCTTGTCTGTTCAGTGGGGATGATGTTAGCTTCCCTCTCAGCATTGTTGGGAAGATCAAATCAAATAATAGAGAGGAGAGTATTCTAAAAAGTTGAAAATGCTGCAGGGTATAACGTGTCCACGTCTGTCCTAAGTGTGGGGAGATATGAATTGCTCCTGTGTCAGGCCTTTCTTCTTGCCTTAGTTGAATGTTTTCTAGTATTAATTTGTGCATGAAAATGGATAATTTTTCTTGAGTTGGCCAGTACGGTCAGTTCTTTTCAGTTGCTGGTGTCGGTATCATTCACAGAGGACTTATATGAACAGTGTAGTCACCCAACTTGCAGAAgaggcatttttgttttttgcctgtcTCTGTTGCTGTTTGGATATAGAGCATATGGGGCCTGACTTTGCACCTTTTCAAATGACTTTGGGTGTTTATTTAGTGTGTGAATGCAGACTGTAGGCCTGTTTAAACTGATGGGGCATGGATATCTATGAGGATTAGCTAGGGCACAGGATTCAGTTCCAAAAACTTTCATAGCCCACTACAGAAGGCAGCAAGTGGCCCCTTACCCTGGCCCCCACCTGGGCAGCTTTCTTAAGAGGCAAAACTGACTGCAGACCTGACCCTCTCTACCTCTCCACAGTGCCGGAAGCCACCTACTGATTCCCAGGAAATCACTAAGAAAAGCCCCAGGGGGGCTTCAGATTCAGGAAAAGAGCACAATGGAGTCAGGGTAAAGCACAAGCACCGGAAGCCAACCAAGCCGGAGTCCCAGTCTCCAGGAAAACAAGCAGAAGGCCACGAGGAAGGTAGGCCCCTGGGTCCTGGCCCTCCGGGCTGGGCTGCAGAGGGATCCCTCTggcaggctgggaggaggggctcTGAGACTGACCAACAAGTGAGACTTCCTCATTCTGGAAGGAGAATATAATTGACACCTGAAATCACAgacaagagagaagggaggagcagcgTATTTGCCTCACCCTGGTTGCTAAAATGAGGCATACTCTGAAGGCGGAAAGAGATGGTTTTCTGACAGATAAAAGTCAGTCCTGTGACAGAGTAGCCAACTCATTACCCTGCCGTAGGTCTAGGCATAGAGAAGAAACGGGCTTAATGAGAATTGAGACAAACAGCAGAACGAGGGTTCATTATACTGTTTTCTTTACCTTTAGTGTATTTGAAAATTCCCGttataaaaagctaaaaattaatagctagctagctagaagGGTTTAGAGAAATTCTAAACCCTTATTATTTAGGGACACACAAGATGTTTGGGGTGGTTAGGTGTGTACTTAATCTGTGTGCTCTGCCACTAGGAGTTTCTTGGTGCCCTCATCAGAGAGAAAAGCCCAAGTATTTCTGCCCACAGTAGACTGTATTCATGGCCCTTCCCTCTGACATGACCTACCTCTTTTTCTAGTCTCTTCTTACATAGCAGTTAGTTTCCCTCTGTCTGCCGCTTCCCGCTCCCCTCTTCCTGCCTCGCTCAGTCCTCTAAGATTCATTGAGGTTACCCTTCTCTGGGATCTACCCCAGCTCTGTTAGCACTTCGTGGAGATGCAGCAGCCGCACAGTCATACAGGCAGCCTGGCCTTCTCCTTTCTGGCATGCTGGCAAACCTGTTCGATGCACACTGCCTTTTTTGGTGTCAGCCAAAATGACCCAACTCCCAGTTTTCAAAAGCCACCTAGAAATGCTCCTTCTCTAAAAGAGATATGTAGGTGATAGCAGTGTAAGGGGAGCTGACGACTGACACCCAGGGAAAATACAGACCCTCCCGTGATTTTCCCATCTGAGCCTCTCAGGGGGGCTTTCCGGTCCTTAGTCTCTGATTGTGACATTTCTGCCTTCTGCCCCGAAACCACACGTCACTTCAGGTTCCTTGGAGAAGAAAGCAAAGAGCAGTTTCCGTGACTTCATCCCTGTGGTTCTGAGCACCCGGACGCGCAGTCAGTCTGGTGAGTGAGTCTGAGGCTATGGTCCATCTTGGCACTGCAAGGACAGGTGGAAATCTGGCCAAGTGATTTTTGCCATTGGCCTAGGTAGGAAGTTGGGAATTTGATTCACTGTGCCAAGGCATCCAGCTCGTGGTGGAGACAAGAGAGCCcagggtgggggaaagggaggggaactGCCCCAGATTTTAAGGCTATTAGATCTTCAGCAGAGGGATTTGACATCTCTTGTTGGCAGCCAGTGATAGAAGAGGAAAGGCCTGTGCCACTTCGGGAAACTGGCTCTACTCCAAGCTTTGGCATTTCATGATTATTGGGTCCAGTCTCAGGCACAGACCTTTAACCTTTGGGCCTCTATCTTATTGCCCTGTGTGACAGACATCAGCATAATTGGAAATGGTCATTGAGTGGTCAGGACCAGCAGAGTCACATTTGGTCCCCTGAATTTGTATTAGTCAACCACCAGCATTTAAAAAAGGATAGCCCCTTCTAGCTACCACTATTGTCTGCTAGCTGTCATGCTTGTACATAATACTGGAAACGGTTGCCCTGGTTCACCCAGATTTTCAGGCAAAGCGGGGAGAATGGGCAAGCAGGGCACAGTATAAGCTCAGTTATCTGACATTATGTTAACTGGCACCTTAGCACACAGAGAGTGCAGGGTAATTGGGGCTCATAATGACAGCCCAGAGGCCTCACGAAATCCTCAAGTGTCCTCTGAATCATCAGAGTGATTACGTGGCGGCCAGTCCCATTTTAGTGTTAAAGACACATTTGAGTCTTCGGAAATAGATGATTCCTGTGCGATCTCTATGGTGATTCGGTATTAACCAGAATGTTCGATTAACCAGAACACTTCATTCCCTGCCTGGTCTGTATAATGGAACGCTTGCTGGAGATTTGCTCTTTGTACGTTGTCTGACTGACCTGAAGCTTTGGTCAAGGGCCACTCTGTTTGCCTCAAACCATTTCTTTGTTCTGTTGGCCTCACTTGGCTTTGGAGATTGCTGAGTTAATAGCCAGGTCTTGGAAGAAAGGGGGTGGTGTCAAGGATCTGCTTCTGAAGGGGCTGTCAGATCCCCTGCAGGTCTAAACTGGTCCAATTTAAGGTTGTACTTTTGTTGTTAGCAGAGCTGAAGGCAGGGATGGTGAGGAAAGTGGCCTCTTGGCAAGGTGGCAGAAGAAGGCAGGGAAGGTTCCATCATCCTGAGGTAGGTGCTGGGAAAGGCTTTGCCAGCGGTGAGGGACAGCTGCAGTGGGCAGGGGAAGGTGCCAGGGAGAGCTCCACTCCTAGGCTCTTGGCCACTCAATAGGAGGTGGGGTCAGTGTGAGGGAAGAGGGCCTGGCTGAGGAGCATTTGGGTAGGACTAACCCAGGCTGTGTCACAAGAAAGGAACTCCTCCTTGCTTTGCTTTTCCTTAGACTCTTCTTTTGTGACAGATCTGCTTCCTTAGGGTGGCTCTGTCAGTGAGATGGGTGGTCACATAGTGAGCAGGGGTGGCTGTGCACCGTGCCCCCTTCACTCTCTTCTAAACCCTCATTTCTCAAAGGGCAGGGACCTGTggccctctcctgcccctcccaaAGTGCTCGGCACCTCCTCGGCACTAAGTAAGCGTTGTGGAATGAAATCAAGTGGCAACGTGGATGAGGAAGGGTGTGTGGTTTGGATAATCGATAGTTGTATGACATATTAGACTCTATAAAGTGCTTATGGGCAAATTATCTCCTTTGAGCCTCAAAACAGTCCAGTGAAGTCAGTTAGGGCAGTGAACAGTATCCCcgttttatagacaaggaaacagaCGTGAAGGGACTTGCCTGCTGCATACAGCTAATAACTCGCAGGGCCAGAACTTGAACACAGACCTTCAAACTCCGAATCCAGGGCACTTACCTCAACACCATACTTTGTCCTTTGGGAGAGGTGCCTGACCACCTCTGTACATCCTGTCCACAGGAAGTATCTGTAGCTCCTTTGCTGGGATGGCAGACAGTGACATGGGAAGCCAGGAAGTCTTCCctacagaagaggaagaggaggtgacTCCTACCCCAGCTAAACGTCGGAAGGTGAGGAAGACTCAGCGGGACACCCAATATCGCAGCCACCATGCCCAGGATAAGACTTTGCTGAGCCAGGGACGCAGGCACCTATGGCGAGCCCGAGAAATATCCTGGAGGACAGAGGCTGCCCGGCAAATGTGGGACAccaatgaggaggaggaggaagaggaagaggagggcctGGTGAAGAGGAAGAAACGGAGACGGCAGAAGAACCGAAAGTATCAGACTGGAGAGTACCTGACGGAGCAGGAAGAAGAGCAGCGGCGGAAAGGGAGAACAGGTAAGGCCAGCCGGGG from Saccopteryx leptura isolate mSacLep1 chromosome X, mSacLep1_pri_phased_curated, whole genome shotgun sequence includes:
- the BCORL1 gene encoding BCL-6 corepressor-like protein 1 isoform X1 produces the protein MISTAPLYSGVHNWTSSDRIRMCGINEERRAPLSDEESTTGDCQRFGSQEFCVSSSFSKVELTAVGSGSNARGADPDGSATEKLGHKSEDKPDNPQPKADYAGNAAESEGLLVPLNSPGNELNLPPPDGAEIGSSRADCSWTALSTQMSKQVDCSPTGVKPLDSRHGVAEKNTFILATLGTGVPVEGTLPLVTTNFSPLPAPICPPAPNSASVPPSVPDQFQVPLSAPASVPHSGLVSVQVATSVPAPSSPLAPVPALAPAPPSVPTLISDSNPLSVSASVLVPVPASAPPSGPVALSAPAPTPISVPVSAPSLALIQAPVPPSAPTLVLTPVPTPVLAPMPASTPPAAPGPPSVPMATPTPSSGPPSTPTLIPAFAPTPVPAPTPAPIFTPAPTPMPAATPTAIPTSAPIPASFSLSRVCFPAAQAPAMQKVPLSFQPGTVLTPSQPLVYIPPPSCGQPLSVATLPTTLGVSSTLTLPVLPSYLQDRCLPGVLASPELRSYPYAFSVARPLTSDSKLVSLEVNRLPCASPSSGTSTQPAPEGVPGSLADTSLSTTSAKVLPTPQPLLPAPSVSSAPPHPTKMPGGTEQQTEGTSVTFSPLKSPPQLEREMASPPECSEMPLDLSSKSNRQKLPLPSQRKTPPMPVLTPVHTSSKAVLSTVLSRSQRTAQAAGSNVTSCLGSTASPFVIFPEIVRNGDPSTWVKNSTALISTIPGTYVGVANPVPASLLLNKETNLGLNRDPRHLPKQEPISIIDQGEPKSTSASCGKKGSQAGTEGQPSTVKRYTPARIAPGLPGCQSKELSVWKPAGPANIYPRCSVNGKPTSTQVLPVGWSPYHQASLLSIGISSAGQLTPSQGVPIRPTSVVSEFAGVSSLGPSEAVQGLPEGQPRPGGPFAPEQDTGTKNKTCRIAAKPYEEQVNPVLLTLSPQTGTLALSVQPSAGDLRVNQGPEESESHLCSDDTPKPEGPQGTCGLKLTGDTKPKNQVLATYMSHELVLATPQSLRKMPELPLLPHDSRPKELILDVVPSGKRGSSTELPQLGSQVDLGRVKMEKVDGDVVFNLATCFQADGLPAAPQRSQAEVRSKAGQARVKQESIGVFACKNKWQPDSVVTDGVTESLPPKKMKCGNENDSEEQQPQSRVTARSSHGPKCRKPPTDSQEITKKSPRGASDSGKEHNGVRVKHKHRKPTKPESQSPGKQAEGHEEGSLEKKAKSSFRDFIPVVLSTRTRSQSGSICSSFAGMADSDMGSQEVFPTEEEEEVTPTPAKRRKVRKTQRDTQYRSHHAQDKTLLSQGRRHLWRAREISWRTEAARQMWDTNEEEEEEEEEGLVKRKKRRRQKNRKYQTGEYLTEQEEEQRRKGRTDLKARKQKASSQSSEHHLRNRNLLLPSKAQGISDSPNGFLPNNLEEPACLENSEKPSGKRKCKTKHMVNISEEAKSSPPAPVAPRAWGFEVGNKVWTRARDMPATLKGKGRWNQQKTRSPKSFTSVKPMELCTPSKSQSASLEEASESPAARQIPPEARRLIVNKNAGETLLQRAARLGYKDVVLYCLQKDSEDVNHRDNAGYTALHEACSRGWTDILNILLEHGANVNCSAQDGTRPVHDAVVNDNLETIWLLLSYGADPTLATYSGQTAMKLASSDTMKRFLSDHLSDLQGRAEGDPGVSWDFYSSSVLEEKEGFACDLLHNPPGNSDHEGDEGEKDDFMFELSDKPLLPCYNLQVSVSHGPCNWFLFTDVLKRLKLSSRIFQARFPHFEITTLPKAEFYRQVASSQLLTPAERPGGMDECPPGSSETVELVRYEPEILRLLGSEVEFHPWNS